DNA from Streptomyces rishiriensis:
ACGGAAGACCCCAACTTGACCACCGAGGGCCGAGGGCCGAGGGCCGCGGACATCGCAAGGAGCTTCAGGTGTTCAATGACATAGGACCGCTCGAGCTGGTGACGATCGTCGTCCTGGCCGTGCTCGTCTTCGGTCCGGACAAGCTCCCGAAGGTCATTCAGGACGTGATGCGCACCGTCCGGAAGATCCGTGAGTTCTCGGAGAGCGCCAAGGCGGACATCCGCAGCGAACTGGGCCCGGAGTTCAAGGACTTCGAGTTCGAGGACCTCAACCCCAAGACGTTCATCCGCAAGCAGCTGGACAACGACGAGCTCGGGCTGAAGGAGATCCGCAACGGCTTCGACCTGAAGAAGGAGATGGCCGAGGTCACGGACGCGGTCCACAGCCGCGACACGGACGCAGCGGTCTCGGGTTCCTCCACCTCGGCGATCTCCCCGGCCTCGGGAGAGGGTCGTATCGACATGACCAAGAAGCCCGAGGAGCCCGGCAAGGACGACCGTCCGCCCTACGACGCGGACGCCACCTGAGTCAC
Protein-coding regions in this window:
- a CDS encoding sec-independent translocase — translated: MFNDIGPLELVTIVVLAVLVFGPDKLPKVIQDVMRTVRKIREFSESAKADIRSELGPEFKDFEFEDLNPKTFIRKQLDNDELGLKEIRNGFDLKKEMAEVTDAVHSRDTDAAVSGSSTSAISPASGEGRIDMTKKPEEPGKDDRPPYDADAT